ACAAAAAATATGTCGCCGCTTGCTATAGCACCTCGTATTGCTACTGGGGCGCAGAGCGCTCAGTACAAGCAACAGTGGGCTACGATTTCTAACCGGTTCCCTATATTCTTCAATAGCCCGCAATCTCTGCGGGCTATTTATCACATTATTTCTTCTCAGCGCCAAAACGGGCGGCTGTAATCTCGCTTAATATCCTCTCGGCTCAGGCCAATATCTTTTAGCTGATCTGAATTCAATCTTGCCATGATATTGGCTGCTTTACGCCGCTCATTCCATTGATACGAATA
The sequence above is drawn from the Yersinia enterocolitica subsp. enterocolitica genome and encodes:
- a CDS encoding DUF1127 domain-containing protein, whose amino-acid sequence is MNNIIEDQIDECCSSTVRAAKNRQNIFIQLWRKAYRYSYQWNERRKAANIMARLNSDQLKDIGLSREDIKRDYSRPFWR